In Parasegetibacter sp. NRK P23, the genomic stretch GTTTTCCGGATGAATTCTTCCGAGGTTTCCTGCAAAGGCGCTTCCAGCGGAGCCCCGTAGGTTAGCACGATGTACCGGTTCTGGTCGAGGACGAAAGGCTTTTCATCCTGCACATAAGTAAGCGGGATATCGGTGGTAATGCGCACCTGCTTTTCGAAATTGAGGAACCTGATGTGGTTGCTGCCCATCACCGTCTCCGGAACAAGTTCACCATATTCCCCGCGTGGCTGACACCGCACTTTTATGGCGGGATCACCATTCAGCACTTCAATCTTACGCACCAGCATCAGGGGTTTGAACTGCCTTTCGTGCACCATCATGCGCGGCGCGCAGTCGATGACCCGGAAACTTCCTTCAGCGGAAAGAAATTCAGTACATAAAACATTGGTGTTTGGAAGATAATATTGCTTTGATTCATAGATCTCGGCTGCCGGACGAATATAGAAATCACCTCCTTTTTCTTCGTCGAGTAATGATCCGAAGAGAAAACTGCTGTCGAAGCGCGGCATACACATCCATTTCACATTGGCGGTTGTGTCCACGTAGGCCAGGTAGGAACAGTTGCCCACCACGCCCATATTGTATTTATGCACCGGCATATTCTGGTTTATTTTGTTGAGTAGTTACTGAATGGAGGAAAGGAAGTACCCTTTCCTGCGAGATAATATTGTACTGGGCGGCGGTGTTGCCGTTCCCGATCTTAATGGTAAAACCACGGTGCTCCAGCACTTTGAACATATCTTCATCCGTGGTATCGTCGCCCATGCAAAGAATAAAATCGGGGCGACTGGCTTCAACGAGGTTCAAAGCAGTAATACCCTTATCCACGCCTGTAAGCCTTATCTCCACTACTTTATTACCGTCTATCACCTGTATCGGCGTATTCTGCGCGAGCTGGGAAATGGAATTGATCAACTCCCTGGAACGCGTAAAACCGAATTCAGGCATGGTATTGCGGTAGTGCCAGGCAAGGGTGTTCTTCTTTTCTTCAATAAACGACCCTGCGCATCGTGTAACAAAAACCTGGAGCAAAGGCCTGATTTCCTCCTTCCAGGCATCGGGAATACTGGTAGTGGAAACCCAGTCCGCGCCTTTCTTCCTGATTTGCGCGCCGTGTTCAGCCACGAGGGTAATGGGCAGGTGACCGAGCCACTGGTCGAGGGTTGCCGCGTCTCTTCCGCTGATGATCGCCACTTCATTCTTCTCATCCTCGGCCAGGCGTTTGAGTAAGGTGATTACGCCCGATTCAGGACGCGCATCACCCGGAAGTTTCGTGAATGGCGCCAGTGTTCCATCATAGTCGAGGAGAATGGCTCTTTTCTGCGCGCTGGCATAACGTTGTTTAAGCATACCTGTTATGCGGTCGTCCAATAGTTTTACGCCGATCTTGTTCTGTTCTTTTTTCACCGCTTTGAGTTGATCCATAAAATCGTTTACCCATCTTGTTACATTGTAATCGATCAGTCTTTTCTGCATCAGCAGGATGCGGTTGCGCTGTTCGGCAACCGGCATGGTAAGCGCCCGGTTGATGGTGGCGGCCACATCTTCCACATCTGTAGGGTTCACATGCAGCGCTTCGCTCAGTTCGCTTGCGGCACCGGCCAGTTCACTCAATACCAATACCCCCCGGTGCGCGTTGCAACTGGCTACAAACTCCTTCGCCACCAGGTTCATCCCGTCGCGGAGCGGCGTAATCAGCGCCACGTCGGCGGCCTGGTACAAGGCGCAGAGGTCGTCGAACGGCAAGTGATTGTACCGGTAAATAACGGGCTGCCAGCTGAGGTTGGAATAAATACCGTTGATGGTACTTACCTTCTCTTCAATGCGGCGCTTCATTTCATTGTAAGTTTCTATGCTATCGCGGGACGGAACTACATTCAATATAAAAACAACGTTTTCTCTCCATTCCGGGAACATTTCAAGGAACTTTTCAAAGCCCTGCAAACGGTACATCAAGCCCTTCGTGTAATCGAGGCGGTCTACGGAGAAAATGATTTTCTTTTCGTAGAAATTCTTTTTAATGCCATTTCTGATCTCCAATAC encodes the following:
- a CDS encoding bifunctional alpha,alpha-trehalose-phosphate synthase (UDP-forming)/trehalose-phosphatase, translated to MSRLIIISNRLPYSLEKEGDKVGLRQSSGGLVSAIKSYIEQGQEGCEFSEKIWAGVADFSPEEWEEIRKNEDTQDFSILPLFTDEQLYSDYYNGFSNSVLWPLFHYFPSLAVYKREYFDAYVKVNRQFADALIPMLQPGDVIWVHDYQLMLLPQMLRLEIPDATIGFFLHIPFPSYELLRLLPSEWKDSLLKGLLGADLVGFHTFDYVQHFIHSVKMLLRIDNNYNTLTYQHRLVKADLFPIGIDFNKFHDATNNHEVLEIRNGIKKNFYEKKIIFSVDRLDYTKGLMYRLQGFEKFLEMFPEWRENVVFILNVVPSRDSIETYNEMKRRIEEKVSTINGIYSNLSWQPVIYRYNHLPFDDLCALYQAADVALITPLRDGMNLVAKEFVASCNAHRGVLVLSELAGAASELSEALHVNPTDVEDVAATINRALTMPVAEQRNRILLMQKRLIDYNVTRWVNDFMDQLKAVKKEQNKIGVKLLDDRITGMLKQRYASAQKRAILLDYDGTLAPFTKLPGDARPESGVITLLKRLAEDEKNEVAIISGRDAATLDQWLGHLPITLVAEHGAQIRKKGADWVSTTSIPDAWKEEIRPLLQVFVTRCAGSFIEEKKNTLAWHYRNTMPEFGFTRSRELINSISQLAQNTPIQVIDGNKVVEIRLTGVDKGITALNLVEASRPDFILCMGDDTTDEDMFKVLEHRGFTIKIGNGNTAAQYNIISQERVLPFLHSVTTQQNKPEYAGA